The DNA sequence GGAGCCAGCTTTCGAACCCGAGCCATCACTATTTGCATAGCCAAGATCTTCTCACCGTGAGTGGTCGGGTATCGTGCGTGTCGACCGTAATCTGTTGGCGCTGTGTGTACTTCATGGTGTCGCCCAGGCCACCATTGCGGTAGTGTGCTCATGCTACCGGTCCGCGAGTTGCACCCAGTAGCTTAGATGGCTCAGCAGCCGGTACCGATCCCGAGGAGACTTCGTTTAATCCCTGAGCGCGTCTACCCAGTAGCCGTCTTCGGCTGGCGGCGAACCCAGCCGATCGCAATGAGCACAAGACCAAGTGCAGCAAGGACTATGGGGGCCGCGGTGCCAATGAGTGTGAGCTGCTGGCTTGCCGCTTGCGCTTTTTCTGCTGCGTCCTTGGTGGACTCCGGTGTCATTGAGGCGTTGACAGACGTGACGGTCAGCAGAGGTATCTCATGGTCGGCAATCGTCACGTTCGCGATCACCTTCTGCGACGTCGTTGCGGCAATCGGCGCCCCCGTGACTGCATCTGCAGAGAATGCGAGGTCCGTGTCGGCGGTGTATGTCAGTGGGACGGGGTCAGCGAAAACGGCAAGCGCGCTGCTGATTTCGTTCTGGATGTCTTGAGGCAAGGTAGGCAACAAAGCAGTGATCAACGCCTTCGGCAACGCCGGCGGGAGCGAAGAGGCCACGGCTGGGTCTCTCACCGACCCCTCGGCGTCAACTCGGTAGTTGTAGATCTCGCGGTTCGCGACGGTGCCGTCGTCGACGTAGACCAGCGGAACGCTCGTCCGCGTAGTGGCGTCAAGGAAGTTGAGCTCTGACGACTTGGGAGGATGCAGGGGCAGTGACACAGTCAACCCACTTTGCTCGTTCGTCGTCGGATCTCTCGGCAGGAGAGTGCTGTTGAGTGTGGTGCGGTCCATCTCGTAGCTCAGGTTGCTCTGTACCGGCCCGGCGGGGGTGTTGAGTGTCGAGTCGTCGTTGACAGTAGCTTTGTCACCATCGGTGTCGGTTACGTAGATTCGACGGTCAAGGGTGATGGGAACACCGCGGGTGATGAGATTGTCAATGTCGCCGTTCTGCAGTGCTGCTGGGTCCAAGAAGTCCGCGGTGCCCTCGTAGTGAGCAGTGCTGTCGAGATCGCCGGGTAGTTGGGTCGCGTACGGCACAAGGACCAAGCGTATGACGGCGGCTGCAGCGATGAGTAGGCCGCCGAGAACGACGAAGACGGCCGAGGACCTTCGAAAATGCATGGGTTCTCCTTGGGAAGCATCAAACGATGAAGCGAGCTCCGACCTTCTCTTGCTACGAAGTCGATCGTGCGGGTCGAGCCGGTGTGAGATGTGGGCGGCGCTCGCTGGGTGCGTGAGCGCTGCAGTTTGCGATCAGACTCGGTACGGCTGCCGCGGCCAAACGCTGCCGCCCGGGTGGGGATGCACCTGACCGGTCGTGCACAGAATGCGTTGTCTCGCAAAGGAGGCGGTGAGGACCGGCGCGTCTGTCTAGATGCGTTCGATGATGGTGGCGTTTGCCATTCCACCGCCCTCACAGATGGTCAGAAGCCCGTAACGCAGTTCGCTGCGGTGTAGTTCATGGACGAGGTCGGTGAGCATGCGTGCGCCGGTCGAGCCGATCGGGTGGCCGATAGCGATGGAGCCACCGTTGACGTTGACGCGTTCAGCGTCCAATCCCAGCTCGCGCATGTACATCAGCGGTACGCAGGCGAAAGCTTCGTTGACTTCGAACCGGTCGATGTCGTCGAGGGTGAGTCCAGCTTGCGCGAGTGCCATAAGCGTTGCCGGGACGACTGCGGTCAGCTGTAGAACTGGATCATCTGCAATTACTGCCATCGCTCGTATGACCGCTTTGGGTCGCAGTCCTGCATCGGCAGCGACTGCATGATCAGCGACTAGCACGGCGGCCGCTCCGTCGCTGATTTGCGAGGAGTTCGCGGCCGTGATCACACCGTGCGGATCGAATACTGGTGCCAAACTGGCGACCTTGTCCGGGTCGATGTTCCTTCTGATGCCTTCGTCGGTGGCCGATATCTGCGGCTCGGAGCGGCTCTCGTTGCCTTCCATCGCCAGTGGTACGAGCTGGGAGTCAAAGGCGTGTGCGTCGGTGGCTGCTGCTGCGCGCCGGTGACTTTCAATGCTGTACGCGTCGAGGTCCGCTCGAGTCAGCCCCCACTTGGCGGCAACCAACTCCGCAGAGGGGCCCTGGGCCGGAACGGCTCCGTCGTATCGGTCCAGGGCTCTGATTCCGAACCATGTTCCCGGGCCGCGGGACGGATCGAACAGGGGGCCCAGGTCAACCCGGCTCATCGATTCGACGCCGCAACCGATAGCAAAGCCATATTCACCGCTACGCACGGCCTGTGCCGCGAAATGTACGGCTTGTTGCCCAGACCCACACTGCCGATCAATGGTGGTAGCGGGAAGTTTTTCTGGTAGTCCCGCGCCCAACGCGGCCCAGCGACCGATGTTGTGGGCCTGCTCTCCGTTTTGCGCGCCGCAGCCGGTGATGACGTCAGATAGCCGTGACGGATCAACCCCCGACCGTTCGGTGAGGTAGCTCAGAGTGTGAGCCAGGAGGTCTGCGGGATGAATATGAGCCAACTTCCCGCGCCTGCGGCCCACTGGCGTGCGCACGGCATCCACAATGACGACGTCGTTTCCAGCAACTGATGAGTTCAACCTCTGTCCTCTCTTCGCCCCCTACCGATCCGGCTGGGCTTGCTCACTGACTTCGATTGGCATCCACAGCGAAGCGTCAGCTGAGGAGATATGTGAATCACCGTAAAGTTGAATGGAACGTACGTCAAGGCCACGATGGCGTGACCAGGTGCTCTTGCCAATACGTGAATATCGGTTAATCTGAAGCCACGGTCTGTGATGGTGGTTACATTCGTCGACCAGTGAAGCGTCCATGACCGACGGCCGTGGTGTCACACCACATGTCAGACCAGGAGAATCCATGAACTTGATCGACTACATCGACCGCGGAGTGCGGATCCGCCCGAACGCGCCGTGCATGGTGAGATCCGACGGATCTGAGATCTACACCCATGCCTCGTTCAGCCGGCTCACGGAGCAGATCGCAGCCGCCCTGCACACTGATGGACTCGCCCCCGGGGAGCGAGTAGCGATATACAGCCCGAACGACGCGGACGCCTTCGCGTGTGTCATTGGCGTCATACGAGCCGGCGGCATATGGACAGCCGTCAACGCGGCGAGCCGCCCCATCGAGATCGCAGCGTTCTTGAACCTGGTCGGGTGCAACCGTCTGATCTACCACGCCGATCTCTCCGAGCACATCGACGAACTGCTGCAACACGTTCCGACCATCACGTCGGTCATTTCGATTGGCTCAGGGCAACGAGACGACCTGGCTCTCGACACATGGATCGCCTCGGCCGACGAGTATCGGCCACCACACGGGCGCAACCCCGAAGACATCGCTGTTCTCGCACCGACCGGCGGAACCACAGGAACTCCGAAGGCCGTCCCCGCCAGTCACCGCCAACTGGTCTTGATGTGCTTGGCACACAACACACACTTAGCCGAGCCCGAACCGCCGCGGTACGTGTGTGCGACGCCGATGACACACGCAGCAGGCATGGCAGCCTTTCCGGTGCTGGCCGAAGGAGGTCAGGTGATCATCCACCGCGGCGTCAACGCGCCCGAGATATTCGGCTCCATCGAACGCAATCGCGCCACTCGCATATTCCTCCCCCCACCGCGCTCTACGCACTGCTCGCACACCCGGACGTACTACACACGAACTTTTCGTCTTTGCGTCATTTCCTGCTTGCGGCTGCCCCCGTCGCTCCAGAGCGCCTCGCTGAAGCTGTCAACATCTTTGGCCCTGTGATGACCCAAGTATTCGGACAGGCCGAGGCGCCATTCGTCTGTACCATCCTCACCGCAGAAGAGATTGCCGACGCCACCAAAGACGCCAGTCTCCGCCATCGGCTCGCATCCTGTGGCAGGCCGAGTGTCGTTGCGCGCGTTGAGATCATGGGCGAAGACGGGCATCTACTCGGCGTCAACGAACAGGGTGAGATCGTGATCAGGTCCGATCTCGTGTTCAGCGGGTACTGGAACAACCCCAACGCGTCCGCCGAGACCCGCCGCGCCGGCGACTGGCACGGGACCGGCGACATCGGGTACCGAGACAAAGACGGGTTCATCTACATTCTCGACCGCAAGAAGGACCTCATCATCACCGGAGGATTCAACGTGTATCCCTCCGAAGTCGAGGCCGTCCTGCACACTCTGCCGTCAATCAACGACTGCGCGGTGATCGGAATACCCGATGACAAATGGGGAGAAGCTGTCACCGCTTTCGTCGAAGTGAAAGACGGTCACGACATCGATCCGGACGAGGTCATTGCCGCCTGCAAGAAGGCTCTTGGCTCAGTCAAAGCCCCCAAGGCTGTACACATCCAGGACGACCTGCCCCGATCCCCCGTCGGCAAAGTACTGCGCCGCGAACTGCGCGAGAAGTATTGGAACCATCTCGAGCGCAAGGTCTAACGCGCCGCGAACCCCTCTTCCGACTACAACCACCAATCAAGGACCGCACATGGATACCAACGACATTGCCAGGCTTGATGCCACCGAACAGGCCGCGCTCGTCCGACGCGGCGACCTCACCCCTCTTGACTTGGTCGACGCCGCCATCACTCGAATCCAACAACTCAACCCCACACTCAACGCTGCGGTCTACGAACGTTTCGACCAAGCACGACAGGAAGCCGCCGACCCCGGGTCGCTACCCCGCGGGCCGTTGACGGGTGTGCCGTTCCTCCTCAAGGACCTCGGCCAAATGGTGGAAGGCGAACCACACACCATCGGGTGGAGCGTCCTCAAGGAGATCGACTATCGCGCCCCCGTGACCTCCTACGTCGCGCAGAAGCTGATCAACTCAGGGCTGATTCGCCTTGGTCATTCCGCAGTGCCGGAACTGGGCGCCTCAGCCGTGTCGGTCGAAACCCCAGCATGGGGACAGACCCGCAATCCGTGGGACCCGACGCGGGTGGTGGGGGCCTCCAGCGGCGGAGCAGCAGCAGCTGTCGCATCCGGAATGGTCCCCATCGCGCACGGCAACGATGCGGGCGGGTCAATTCGGATACCGGCTGCCTTCTGCGGTCTCGTCGGACTCAAACCCTCCCGCGGCCGAACCTCACTCGGTCCCCTCCAGGGCGAGGGCCTAGGACTCTCACAGGAAGAAGGGGTCCTCGCACGTTCGGTCCGAGACGCCGCCCTCGGGATAGACATCGTCTCAGGCAATATGCCCGGCGACCCCTTCAACGCCCCGCCCCCAGCCCGGCCGTTCTCCGACGAAGTCGGCCGGGATCCGGGCACACTGCGAGTCGGAGTCGTTCGCGCCGCACCTGCCGATATGGCTCCCTTCAGTTCCGACGCCATTGCCGCCCTCGAAACAGGAATCACACACCTCACCGCTCTGGGACACGTCGTCGAAGACTCCTATCCAGACATGCTCAACGACGAGAACATCTTCGTTCCCTACGCCCGAACCTTTGCGAGCCACTTCGCAGCCGCGGTCGAACCCATCGAACACCAACTCGGACGACCACTAAGACCCGATGACTTCGCGCCATTCACCTGGGCCCTGATCGAACAGGGTCGGACCCATACCGCTACGCACTACATTCAGTACGCCGACTGGCGTAACGACGTGTCGCGGAGATCGGGCGCGTGGTGGGCACAGGGTTATGACGTCCTGATCCTGCCGACCGTGAGCTCCGTCGCCCCTCGTCTCGGCGAGTGGCAAATCCGGCCCGGCGAACGAGTTGACGACGCAGTCCGGCGCACGTTCGATTTCGTTCCCTTCACCCACATCTGGAACGCAACCGGCCAACCAGCGATCTCCCTTCCACTCCACATCACCCCCGAGGGCTTGCCACTCGGCGTGCAGCTTGTCGCCGGATATGGCCGCGAAGACCTACTACTGCGCCTGGCCTCCCAAATCGAATCGGCCTACCCCTGGAACGTACAACCACTGCACGCTGCTAGTTAGGTCCTCGTAATTTAACGAATAGTCCACGACAACGACGCATGTGGAATCACAAGCGTCACCTTTCAATCCCAAAGGACATACACGATGGACCTGAACGCCACTCAATGGATGGACGCCACCGATCAGGCCGCGGCCATCAGCGACGGTGAATGCACCCCTCTCGAGCTCGTGGACGCGGCCATCGCCCGAATCGAACGGATGAACCCCACCCTCAACGCGGTCATCCACCAACGATTCGAGGCCGCGCGTGCGGAAGCGGCACGTCCTGCCGATCTACCCAACGGTCCGCTGCACGGCGTTCCGTTCCTTCTCAAGGACCTCATCCAAACCGTGGCCGGCGAGCCACACTCCATGGGCTGGAAAGTGTTGAAAGACATCGAGTACAGAGCGACAACGACCAGCTACGTCGCCCAGAAGTTCGATGACGCCGGCCTAATCCGAGTCGGCCAAACCACGGTTCCAGAGTGGGGAGCCACCCTATCGGCTGAAACGGCCGCCTGGGGTATCACCCGCAACCCGTGGGATACCAACCGGGCGGCAGGAGGATCAAGCACCGGATCGGCAGTAGCGGTCGCTTCGGGAATGGTGCCACTGGCGCACGGCAACGACGCCGGCGGCTCCATCCGAATCCCAGCAGCATTCTGCGGACTTGTAGGCCTCAAAGCCACCAGAGGGCGTTCATCGCTGGGTCCCTTGCATGGCGACTACCTCAGTGCACAGTCCGAGGAGGGCGTCCTGGCGCGGTCAGTGCGAGACGCAGCGCTCGGACTGGACATCATCACCGGGAGCATGCCCGGTGATCCCTTTCCCGCACCCGCGCCGAGCCGCCCCTACTCCGACGAGATCGGCATCGACCCCGGGAACCTGCGCATCGGGTATCTCGACCGCACCCCACCAGACGTAGCCGACTTCAGCAACGACGCGCTGACCGCCCTCACAAACGCGCTTACCCTGCTCACGTCGTTAGGTCACCGTGTCCAGGACTCCCACCCAGCGGTACTGGAGAACGACGGTCTCACCGACGCCTTCTTGAATATCGTTGCCTGCCAAGAAGCCGCGGGCGCTGCGACCATGCAACACCAACTCGGCCGTGAACTCACTGCCGATGACTTCGAGCAGTGGACGTGGGCACTGATCGAGCGCGGCAAGCAGACTCCAGCAACGGCCTATCTCGCCTACCCCGACTGGCGCAACTCTGTTTCACGGGGAATCGCCCAATGGTGGGAACAGGGGTACGACGTACTGGTGATGCCAACAGTCTCACGGTGCGCTCCGCTGATCGGCGAGCTCGCGATGGGTCCGGCAGATACACTCGAAGACTTAGCCCACCAATACTTCTCGTACGTTCCATTCACCCACATCTTCAATGCGACCGGGCAACCCGCCCTCACCTTGCCTCTGCACGTCACACCCCAGGGACTTCCTCTAGGTGTCATGTTCGTCGCGGCCCGCGGCCGCGAGGACGTCTTGCTGCAGCTGGCATCCCAACTCGAGTATGCAGCTCCATGGAAAAACGTCCATCCTTCGGGTCTGGCGCCCACGCCCATCTGACCATCACTCGACCCACCACTGAGATGGTCTGCGCATCAGGGAATACTGGTTACCCACACATGGGCACAGTGCCATCGACCCTTAGAGAGCTGGCGTGACAATCGACGGGAAGCACAACGCGATCGAACGGCGCCCTCGCGATCGAAAACAGCGCATTCTCGCTGCCGCCGAGCACCAATTCGCCACGATGGGTTTCAGCCAGGTCTCGATGGCCGCCATTGCAGCAGATGTCGGCGTCGGCGCCAGCGCCGTTTACCGCCACTACCGCGGCAAACAAGACCTTTTCGCCGCAGTCCTGGATCGCACTCTTTCAGATATTGAGGTAGCGATCGCCGACCCACAGTGCACCCTTGCCGAGTCGATCAACACGGTCGCGCGCATCGGTATCAGTAACCGGAACTTCGGCGTGCTGTGGATGCGCGACTTACCCTCACTCCCTGAGAGCGACCACAAGCTACTGGCTGGCCGGATGGAGTCGATCACCCGTCGGCTCGGCGATCGCATCCACGCCGATCACCCCTCAACTGACGGCCAAACGTGCGCTCAAGCGCTGCTCGCAATGATGCTCAGCCCCTCGCGGCACACCATCGATTTGGGCCCCGACAAGGCCGTTGGCGTAATCACCCAGTTGGCCGCTCGTCTCCTCGACGCAGCCACCACGACCACGCAGCAACCGGTTTCCGTGTCCTACGCCCCCATCGGAATGGCGCCGCAGGTTCCAATCACCAAGCGCGAGGCCATTCTCGCCGCCGCAACCCGATTGTTCGACCAGCGAGGTTATGCCGCAGTCGGCCTTAACGACATCGGCGCCGCGGCGAAAATCACCGGACCGGCGATCTACCATCACTTCCCGAGCAAGATCGATATCCTCGACGCGATTCTTGTACGTGGCAACGAGTCACTGTGGTTGTCGTTGAGCCACGCGCTCAACGCTGCCAACAGCGTCGACGACGCCCTCGATAGGGTTATCGACAGTTATGCCCAGTTCGTCTACCGCAACCCGTCGACGTTGGCTGTCCTGACGGCCGAGGTGGTCAATCTGCCAGAATCACTCCGCGAGATCTACCGACTGAACCAGCACAACTATATCGATGAGTGGGTTCAACTCCTAGGACAATGCGATCCGCGAATCAGTCAGGCAGAAGGCAGATTTCGCGTTCATGCGGCCATCGCCGTGATCAACAAACTCACCCGAGACGTCCACAGCAAGGGGCCAAGTCTCCTTGCTCAGACCACCCGACTTGCCCGAGCCCTCCTCACTGACCCGGCCAATTCTGGTACTTGACCACCGCCCAGCAGGGCGGGTTCACTTTTTCCGATTCCGTGGATGACACATCCATCAAACAAATCGAATAGCTGGCCAGCATCGCCGATCGGAGCGTCAAAGATGACGTACTCACGCCGTGACCAGTCTGTTGGGGCGGGGAGTCGGTGCGGAGATCATGGGCCGCCGCGCATTGGACGAGGGCCATCGACCGTGCGGCGGTTCCGGGAAGCCGATCTCATCGACTTCTTGCATCTCGCGATCGAGACATGACTTCACCCAGCGGGCCATCAACCAGTGCTGGAGCAAAGCCCGCCACGCTTGAACCCTGTCCAGGCCGGGACTAGACGCGTGCAGCCCTGGCAGTGCGCTGCCCCTGAGGAGGGAGCCCGGGCCTGAGCGGCAAGACTCTTCAAGAACGGCCCCCAGTGGACTGTCTCATCATGCTCGCCGGGACGTTACCGACCCCTTCTGTCACCACCCGATAAACTGGGCTCATCTTTGTTCGAAGGATGCGTGCGTCCGTGACCGAGGTGAGGACGCATATGACCGAAGACATCCCCGACGCGGCTACGGCGCACGGTGACCCCCGCCCTGAACTCGGGATGGACCCCGA is a window from the Williamsia sp. DF01-3 genome containing:
- a CDS encoding thiolase family protein; the protein is MNSSVAGNDVVIVDAVRTPVGRRRGKLAHIHPADLLAHTLSYLTERSGVDPSRLSDVITGCGAQNGEQAHNIGRWAALGAGLPEKLPATTIDRQCGSGQQAVHFAAQAVRSGEYGFAIGCGVESMSRVDLGPLFDPSRGPGTWFGIRALDRYDGAVPAQGPSAELVAAKWGLTRADLDAYSIESHRRAAAATDAHAFDSQLVPLAMEGNESRSEPQISATDEGIRRNIDPDKVASLAPVFDPHGVITAANSSQISDGAAAVLVADHAVAADAGLRPKAVIRAMAVIADDPVLQLTAVVPATLMALAQAGLTLDDIDRFEVNEAFACVPLMYMRELGLDAERVNVNGGSIAIGHPIGSTGARMLTDLVHELHRSELRYGLLTICEGGGMANATIIERI
- a CDS encoding TetR/AcrR family transcriptional regulator: MTIDGKHNAIERRPRDRKQRILAAAEHQFATMGFSQVSMAAIAADVGVGASAVYRHYRGKQDLFAAVLDRTLSDIEVAIADPQCTLAESINTVARIGISNRNFGVLWMRDLPSLPESDHKLLAGRMESITRRLGDRIHADHPSTDGQTCAQALLAMMLSPSRHTIDLGPDKAVGVITQLAARLLDAATTTTQQPVSVSYAPIGMAPQVPITKREAILAAATRLFDQRGYAAVGLNDIGAAAKITGPAIYHHFPSKIDILDAILVRGNESLWLSLSHALNAANSVDDALDRVIDSYAQFVYRNPSTLAVLTAEVVNLPESLREIYRLNQHNYIDEWVQLLGQCDPRISQAEGRFRVHAAIAVINKLTRDVHSKGPSLLAQTTRLARALLTDPANSGT
- a CDS encoding amidase; protein product: MDTNDIARLDATEQAALVRRGDLTPLDLVDAAITRIQQLNPTLNAAVYERFDQARQEAADPGSLPRGPLTGVPFLLKDLGQMVEGEPHTIGWSVLKEIDYRAPVTSYVAQKLINSGLIRLGHSAVPELGASAVSVETPAWGQTRNPWDPTRVVGASSGGAAAAVASGMVPIAHGNDAGGSIRIPAAFCGLVGLKPSRGRTSLGPLQGEGLGLSQEEGVLARSVRDAALGIDIVSGNMPGDPFNAPPPARPFSDEVGRDPGTLRVGVVRAAPADMAPFSSDAIAALETGITHLTALGHVVEDSYPDMLNDENIFVPYARTFASHFAAAVEPIEHQLGRPLRPDDFAPFTWALIEQGRTHTATHYIQYADWRNDVSRRSGAWWAQGYDVLILPTVSSVAPRLGEWQIRPGERVDDAVRRTFDFVPFTHIWNATGQPAISLPLHITPEGLPLGVQLVAGYGREDLLLRLASQIESAYPWNVQPLHAAS
- a CDS encoding amidase; this translates as MDLNATQWMDATDQAAAISDGECTPLELVDAAIARIERMNPTLNAVIHQRFEAARAEAARPADLPNGPLHGVPFLLKDLIQTVAGEPHSMGWKVLKDIEYRATTTSYVAQKFDDAGLIRVGQTTVPEWGATLSAETAAWGITRNPWDTNRAAGGSSTGSAVAVASGMVPLAHGNDAGGSIRIPAAFCGLVGLKATRGRSSLGPLHGDYLSAQSEEGVLARSVRDAALGLDIITGSMPGDPFPAPAPSRPYSDEIGIDPGNLRIGYLDRTPPDVADFSNDALTALTNALTLLTSLGHRVQDSHPAVLENDGLTDAFLNIVACQEAAGAATMQHQLGRELTADDFEQWTWALIERGKQTPATAYLAYPDWRNSVSRGIAQWWEQGYDVLVMPTVSRCAPLIGELAMGPADTLEDLAHQYFSYVPFTHIFNATGQPALTLPLHVTPQGLPLGVMFVAARGREDVLLQLASQLEYAAPWKNVHPSGLAPTPI
- a CDS encoding porin PorA family protein, with amino-acid sequence MHFRRSSAVFVVLGGLLIAAAAVIRLVLVPYATQLPGDLDSTAHYEGTADFLDPAALQNGDIDNLITRGVPITLDRRIYVTDTDGDKATVNDDSTLNTPAGPVQSNLSYEMDRTTLNSTLLPRDPTTNEQSGLTVSLPLHPPKSSELNFLDATTRTSVPLVYVDDGTVANREIYNYRVDAEGSVRDPAVASSLPPALPKALITALLPTLPQDIQNEISSALAVFADPVPLTYTADTDLAFSADAVTGAPIAATTSQKVIANVTIADHEIPLLTVTSVNASMTPESTKDAAEKAQAASQQLTLIGTAAPIVLAALGLVLIAIGWVRRQPKTATG
- a CDS encoding class I adenylate-forming enzyme family protein; this encodes MGEDGHLLGVNEQGEIVIRSDLVFSGYWNNPNASAETRRAGDWHGTGDIGYRDKDGFIYILDRKKDLIITGGFNVYPSEVEAVLHTLPSINDCAVIGIPDDKWGEAVTAFVEVKDGHDIDPDEVIAACKKALGSVKAPKAVHIQDDLPRSPVGKVLRRELREKYWNHLERKV